The Candidatus Cybelea sp. sequence CGAGGACCGTCTGACCGAGCGCCGGAGCAGGATGCGGAAGGCGCGAGGCAGTCGATAGGAGGGCCACACGGATGTGGCCCGACGAATGTGTCCGAGTCCGACGGTGAGCGGCATCCGTCACAGTCTAGTGAGTTTAAGAAGCAGACGCACGTCGCACTGGGGAGAGCCGTCGACTGGCTTCTTTACCAGCAAAACGAGGAGGGGTGGTGGAGCGGCGAGCTCGAGACCAACGTGACGATGACCGCCGAGCACGTGCTGCTCTTTAAATTCCTGGGCCTGCCGATCGACGAGTTCCGTACCGGCGCGATCGCGCACATCTTCAACCATCAGCGCAGCGACGGTTCGTGGGCGCTGTACTACGACGGACCCGCGGATCTGAGCACGACGATCGAAGCGTACGTTGCGCTCAAAGTGCTCGGCGTCGATCCCTCGCGCGACGAGATGCGCCGCGCTCTCGAGGTGATTCTCAAAGCGGGCGGTGCCGTGAAGGCGCGGGTCTTCACAAAAATTTGGCTCGCGCTCTTCGGCATCTATCCGTGGTCGGGCGTGCCTTCGCTGCCGCCCGAGATCGTGTACTTTCCGCTGTGGATGCCGTTCAATCTCTACGATTTCTCGTGCTGGGCTCGCGGAACGGTTGCGCCGCTGACAATCGTCGTTTCGCTGCGGCCGATTCGCCCGCTCGGAACCGACGTGAGCGAGATCATTGCGCCGGGCACCGAGAAGGAGCTCGGGCGCGTCACCGGACCGCGCCACTGGCTGATGGCCGTCGAGCGCCTGCAGAAGCTCTACGAACGCCTGGCTCGCCAGCCGGGGCGCACCGAGGCGCGCAAACGCGTCGCGCAGTGGATCGTCGAGCGCCAAGAAGCCGACGGAAGCTGGGGCGGGATTCAGCCGCCGTGGGTCTATTCGCTGATCGCACTCAATTTGATGGGCTACGAGCTCGACGATCCGGTGATGCGCAAAGGGATCGCCGGCATGAAGCGCTTTACCATCAACGATCGGGAAGGCTGGCGCTTTCTGGCGTGCATGTCGCCGGTCTGGGACACCGCGTGGGCGGTGCGCGTGCTGGCGCTCGCGGGTTTTGAGCGTAC is a genomic window containing:
- the shc gene encoding squalene--hopene cyclase, coding for MSESDGERHPSQSSEFKKQTHVALGRAVDWLLYQQNEEGWWSGELETNVTMTAEHVLLFKFLGLPIDEFRTGAIAHIFNHQRSDGSWALYYDGPADLSTTIEAYVALKVLGVDPSRDEMRRALEVILKAGGAVKARVFTKIWLALFGIYPWSGVPSLPPEIVYFPLWMPFNLYDFSCWARGTVAPLTIVVSLRPIRPLGTDVSEIIAPGTEKELGRVTGPRHWLMAVERLQKLYERLARQPGRTEARKRVAQWIVERQEADGSWGGIQPPWVYSLIALNLMGYELDDPVMRKGIAGMKRFTINDREGWRFLACMSPVWDTAWAVRVLALAGFERTHPAMQRAVRWILREQIPDDAPGDWRMKCKETGGNGWAFEFDNDAYPDIDDTTIVVLSLIEGGDRTAVADAVERARRWTLAMDSRNGAWGAFDRDNDRQLLYRMPFSDFGAMIDPPTEDVTAHVLEMLAALGEGFDHPAVARGMAYLRETQKPSGSWFGRWGVNHIYGTWCVISALRALETGQEMMDRAAAWLLSVQNPDGGWGESCHSYVDESFAGIGASTASQTAWAILGLQLAGHAQHPAVAAGLEYLCKRQRSDGTWDERECTGTGFPRDFYINYHLYRHLFPTMALAMSAKSCHSDRETDKEPATNL